DNA from Halobaculum sp. XH14:
AACGCCTGGAGCAGCGGCGTCTCGTGGAACTCCGTCCGTTCGAGCGGCTGGGGGTCGGGTCGGGGCTCCTCAAGCCGAACCGTGATGGTGCTGTAGGCGACCTGCCGTTCGAGGCTCTGTAGCTGCGCCTCGGTGCGTTCGATCTCGGTCTGGACGTCCGAGAGCTCCCGCTGGACGGCCAGCACGTCCTCGGTGTCGTTCGCCCGCTCGTACAGTTCCCGGAGGCGGTCCCGCTCGGCGCGGAGGCTCTCCAGTCGCGCCTCGAGGTCGACGATCCGGTTCGTCACGTCGTTCGTGTCCTCGGTCGAGCGGAGCACCGTGCCGGTGCCGTTCACCGCCGCCATCGCGCCCGAGTAGTTGCCGGAGGGCACCCGCAGGGTCACCGTGCCGACGGTGTACGTGTCGTTGCCGCTGCCCCGGACCTCGCGGCTCGCGTCGCCGACGTAACCGCCCCGCTCCTGGACGGCCCCGGTGAGTCGCTCGCGGGCCGTCCCGTAGTCGTCGACCCGCAGGGTCACTTCGGCGGTGTAGATGATCTCGCGGTTCTGGATGTTGGCCTGGACGCCCGCGCCCGCGTCCTCGGCCTCGCCCCCGGACCCGCCGTCGCTCGCGGGCGTCGACTCGGGCGCGCCGGTCGTGCCGCCGGCCTGGGGACCCATCCCGGCGTCGCCGCTTCCGGCACCCGAACAGCCGGCGAGGACGACCGCGAGGACGCAGACGACCGCGAGGAGGTGTCTTCGGCGCATACCCCCCAGTCCAGTTCGACCGTCCTAATGATTCGGAAATATGAAAGAGCCGTTTGACCCATCGTGCGCGCGTCGGTGGTACGCCCGCGGGGGTCGGCGTGGCACCCGTCTCCGGCCGTCCTCGACGCGCGCAAGCCGGTCGCCGATCAGCCCAGCGAACCGTCGTCCGCGAGGAACGTCTGGAACTCCGCGGTCCGGCCGTCCGGGTCGTCCGCGAAGAACTGGTAGATGTCGTACGTCTCGTTGACGTGGGGCCCCTCGCGGGCGGCGTCGCCGACGCGGTCGTGCATCCGGTCGACGCCCTCCCGGTCAGGGTACACGAACGTGAGGATGCCACAGTTTTCCGTCCCGTCGGCGTCACAGAAGCCGAACCGGAAGCCGTCGAACGAGCAGATGGTGCAGCCGGGCTGTTCGAGCCACACGTCCGCGCCGACGACGTCGGCGTACCACTCGACGACCGCCGGGCGCGACTCGGTGCGGAAGAAGACGATGCCGGACATCCGGCCCGCTACCGCGCGTCCTCGATGACGCCGCGGAACGTCCGGGCGCGCTCGGTGATCGCCCCGAACTCGCCGGCCTCGACCGCCTCGCGGTCCACGAGCGCTGAGCCGGCACCGACGGCGACCGCGCCGGCCTCGACGTAGGCCCCGGCGTTGTCCGGCGAGACGCCGCCGGTCGGGAGCATCGGGATCTGTCCGAGCGGCCCCTTCATCGCGGCGACGTGGTCAGGACCGAGCGTCGTGGCGGGGAACACCTTCACCACGTCCGCGCCGGCCTCGTAGGCCTCGACGGCCTCGGTCGGGGTCATGACGCCGGGCGCGACGAGGACGCCGTAGCGGTTGCACGTCGCCACCACGTCCTCGTGGAACGACGGCGAGACGACGAACTCCGCGCCGGCGGCGATGGCCGACTGGGCGGTCGCCGCGTCGAGCACCGTGCCCGCGCCGACGAGCACGTCGTCGTCCAGTTCCGCCGAGAGCGTTCGGATCATCTCGGCCGAGCCGTCGGTGTCGGCCGTCACCTCCAGCGCGGTGACGCCGCCCTCCACGAGCGCCCTCGCGGTGTCCACGACCGTCTCCGACTCCGCGCCGCGCAGCACGGCGACCACCCCGCTCTCGCGCAGCGTTTCGAGCGTACTCATACGCGAGTGAACTCTCGCGCCGGCCATAAACTCGGGGGTTGCGGGCCACGTTTTGCCCGAAGTCGGCACGAGAAGAAGGGGGGAGTTCCCGGACGGCGCGCGGCGGTCGCGCGCCAGCGCGACCGCTCGTGCGAGGCTCACGCGAGCGCAGTCGTTCGAAAATCGAAGAGTTTCGTGATGCTGTCGGATTCCGACGGAATCCGACCGCTGACGGGAAACCGTCGGTTTCCCGTACTGACGAAAATCCACGATTTTCGAACCACGAGCGGGAAGCGCACAGCAGCTGTCGCGGAAGCCGAGCGCCGCGGGGACTTTCGAGACGGACGAACCGACGACCGGCCCGACGGACGAACGGTTTCGAAAACCCACACCCATCAGCATCGCCGCGGGGGGTAGGGTTTAGTCCCCGGCCGCGTCAACACGACCCATGCAGGCAGTCCAGTTCTCGGAGCACGGCGACCGCGACGTGATCGAGTACGGCGAGTTCCCGGACCCGGAACCCGGGCGAGACGAGGTGCTCGTCGACGTGAAGGCGGGCGCGCTGAACCACCTCGACGTCTGGACGCGAAAGGGCCTCCCCGGCGTCGACCTGGAGATGCCACACATCCCCGGCAGCGACGGGGCCGGCGTCGTCCTCGAGACCGGCGAGGACGTGACCCGGTTCGAGGAGGGCGACCACGTCGCCGTCAGCGCCGGCGTCTCCTGTGGCGTCTGTGAGTTCTGCCGCGACGGCGAGGAGTCGCTGTGTGTCCGCTACAGCATCATCGGCGAGCACCAGCGCGGCGTCCACTCCGAGCGGACCGTCGTGCCCGAGGACAACCTCGTCCCCGTTCCCGACCACGTCGACTGGGAAATCGCCGGCTCCGCGTCGCTCGTGTTCCAGACCGCCTGGCGGATGCTGCTCCACCGCGGCGGGCTCGAACCAGGCGAGAAGGTCCTGGTGCTCGGCGCCTCGGGCGGCGTCGGCCACGCTGCCGTCCAGATCGCCGACCACGCCGGGGCCGAGGTGTACGCGACCGCCTCCACCGACGAGAAACTCGCCTACGCCGAGGACTGCGGCGCGGAGCACGTCATCAACTACGAGGCCGAGGACTTCGCCGCGGAGATCCGCGAGCACACCGGCCGCCGCGGCGTCGACATGGTCGTCGACCACGTCGGGGCGGCGACGTGGCGCGACTCGCTGAAGTCGCTGGCGAAGGGCGGCCGCGTCGTCACCTGCGGGGCGACCACCGGCGGCAATCCGGAGACGGACATCAACCGCATCTTCTGGAACCAGCTGTCGGTCATCGGCTCGACGATGGCGACGCCGGGCGAGGTCGACGACGTGCTCGAACTCGTCTGGGACGGCACGTTCGAACCACGCATCCGCGAGGTGCTGCCGATGTCCGAGGCCGCACGGGCCCACGAGCTGCTCGAAAACCGTGAGGGCTTTGGCAAGGTGGTCGTAAGACCGGACAGTGAGCTCTGAGCGCGCGAGGACCGGACGCGCCGTCGGCGACGGCGCGGGAGCCGGGAACGGCGAGGAGGGGACCGGGGACGACGAGTTCGCGGTCGACGCCGACGGCGGCTACGTCCACCGCCCGGACGGCCCCCCGGAGTCCCCCGACGGGGTCGGCTGGACGCTCGTCGCCGTCGTCGTCCTCGCGTTCCTCGTGATCCCGGGCGTGATCTACCTCCGGCCCGCGACGCCGGGCGAGTTCGGTTTCGGCTTCCTCGTCTCCATGCTCGTCCTGCCGATGGTGCCGGCGGCCCTGCTCGGCGCGACCGCGGTCTGGAGCGCCGTTCGGGACCGCGGGGACTGATCGACGGGCGTCCCGGCGGTACGTTTTCGCCCCCGGCGAGGCCCGGTACGTCGAGGCGAACGACCGCCGGTTCCACGTCGTCGAGGCGGGCCCCGCCGACGGCGACCTGCTCCTCCTGCTCCACGGGTTCCCCGAGTTCTGGTACGGCTGGCGCGACCAGATCCGGCCGCTGGCGAACGCGGGCTACCGCGTCGTCGTCCCCGACCAGCGTGGCTACAACCGCAGCGAGAAGCCCGACGGGGTGCGCGAGTACGACCTTGGAGCGCTCGCGGCCGACGTCACCGGATTCATCGACGCCTACGGCCGCGAGACCGCCGCACTCGTCGGCCACGACTCGGGCGGCGTCGTCGGCTGGTGGGTCGCCATCCACCACCCCGAGCGGCTCTCGGCGTTCGTCGCCGCCAACGCCCCGCACCCGACGGTGATCCGGGACACCCTGCGTAGTGATCCGGAACAGCTGCTGAAGAGCTCCTACGCGGCGTTCTTCCCGCTCCCGGCGCTCCCCGAGGTCGTCAGTCGCGCGCTGAACTGGCGGCTCCCGACCCGCATGATGCGCGCGTCGGCGATGCCGGGCACGTTCTCGACGGCCGACTTCGACCGCTACCGTGCGGCCTGGTCGCGGCCGGGCGCGTTCACGGCGATGCTGAACTGGTACCGGGCCGCCGCCCGGGAGCGTCCGAAGCCGAACTCGCCCCGCGTGAGCGTGCCGACGCGGATCATCTGGGGGACCGGCGACGGGTTCCTCAAGACGCGCATGGCCCACGACAGCCTCGCGTACTGTGCCGACGGCCGGTTCTCGCACGTCGACGAGGCGACCCACCGGGTCCAGCACGAGCAGCCGGTCGCGGTGGCGGACCTCATCCTGGACGAACTGGCGTGATCGCCGAGGGGTCGCGGCGGGCCGCGGCGCGGGGAGGAACCCGAGCGCCCGGGTTCAGAGCTCGAACTGCAGCACGTCGCCCGCCTCGACCCCGCGCTCGGTCGTCCAGTCGTAGTTGACCTCCAGCACGTACTGCCCGCGACCGGGGTACCGCTGGTCGTTGCCGTCCTCGTTCGGCCCGGGCGCCTCTGCGTGGTGAATCTTCGTGATCGTCCCGTCGGCGTCCGCGTAGACGATGTCGATGCCGAAGTCCATCCGCCGCATGACGAAATTCCGGTCCCCCACCCCCCCGAAGACGAACAACATCCCGCGGTCCTCGGGGAGCGACTCCGTGTCGCTGAGTCCGAGACGCCGGAGTTCGGACGTGTCCGCGATCGCAGCGGCGACCGCCCCCAGCGTCTCGCCGTCCGCGGTCACCCGGACCTCCGTGGTCTCGTATCCGGGGTGGACCGGCGTGGACTCGGTTCCCGCGGCGTCGGTTCCGGTCGAGTCCGTCCCGGTCGGGTCGTCGGTCCCGGACGAACCGTCGGTCGCGTCCGGCGATCCGGTTCCCGTGGGATCGGCCGACCGTGTCGGTTCCCGCGTCGCCGTCGCTCGCTCGTCGGCCGAACAGCCGGCGAGCCCGGCGGCGAGGGCAGCGCCCAGCCCTCGCAGGTACCGCCGTCGGCTCCGGGCGGAACGTCGTCGATCACTCATTCGGTAGCCGGGTACGGCTCCGGCCGTGAAAAACTCGCGCCCGGAGCCGGGGAGTCACTCGCCCCGCACGTCGCTTCCCTCGCCGGCCTCGCCGACCTCCGCGCGGTTCGAGGCCCCCGGGAGCATCGTGCCGTCGCCGCCGTTTCCGCCCGGCCCGTCTCCGCCGTACCCATCACCGCCGTACCCGTTTCCGTCCCCGACATCGTCGGCGGGCGGCCCCCGTTCGCGCATGCTCTGTCGGGTGAACTGCGGCCGGGCCTGGATGCCGCGGCGCTTCGTCCGGAACGAGCGGTAGAGGAAGAACGCCATCGGGAGCGTGAGGAGGACGATGCCGACGGCGAGGTACGTCTCGAGCGTCGTGTCGCCGAAGGAGTAGATGATGGAGGCGGACAGCAGGCCGACCGCGGTGAGGATGGAGTAGGCGAGTCGCTTGGCCAACTTGTCGATGATGCTGCTCTCGTCGGTCAGCGTGACGTTCACCGTCAGGTCCTCGCGCTGAACCGAGTCGAGCACGGAGTCGAGCTTCGGCGGAACGGTGACGGCGGCCTCCGCGCTCTCTCGGATCCGGTTCACCGCGTCGCGCACGAGCCGCTCTGCGGTCTCCTCCAGATAGCCCTGCTTCTGGAGGAAGTCAGTCGCCACCTCGATGAAGTCGAAGTTCGAGTCGAGCGTGACACAGACCCCCTCGACGACGGTGGCGACCCGGAGGACGAGCGCCATGTTCTGGGGGAGCCGCAGCGGGAAGTCGTAGATGGTCGACTCGACCTGTTCGATCACCTGCTGGACGCGGTACTGCTCGATTTCCTCCCCGCGCACGTCGGCGATGGCCAGTTCCATCACGTCGGCCATGACGGCGCGGTCCGCCTCCGGCGAGAGCGTCCCCATCGCCACCAGCGCGTCGAGGATGCCGTCGATGTCCTGGTTGGCGATGGCGACGTAGAAGTCGACGATGCGGTCCTGGACGAACGGGTCGACGTGGCCCGACATGCCGAAGTCGTAGAAGATGATGCGCCCGTCGTCGGTGACCGAGAGGTTCCCCGGGTGCGGGTCGGCGTGGAAGGTGCCGTCCTCGATGATCATCTGGAGGTACACCTCCTGGAGCGTCCGCGCGAGGTCGGTGCGGTCGATGCCGGCCCGGTCGAGCGCCTCGACGTCGCTGATCTTGATGCCCGGCCGGTACTCCATCGTGAGCACGCGCGGGCCCGAGGCCTCGCCGACCGTCCGCGGGATGACGATGCGGTCGTCCTCGGCGAAGTTGGCGCGGATGGTTTCGAGCATCGCCCGCTCGCGCTCGTAGTCCATCTCCTGGTTGATCGTCCGGTCGAACTCCTCGGCGAGGTTCTCCAGCGAGAACGACTGGCCCTGTCCGACGAACCGCGAGATGACCGGCAGGGACCACTTGATCACCCGCAGGTCGGCGTTCACGAGCGCTTCGATGCCGGGCCGTCGGACCTTCACCGCGACCTCCCGGCCCTCGTAGGTGCCGACGTACACCTGGCCGAGGCTCGCCCCGGAGATTGGGTCGGCGTCGAACTCGTCGAACGTCTCCTCGACTGGACCGAGTTCCGATTCGAGCACCGTCCGCGTCTCGTCCCACGGCGCGGGCGGCACCTCGTCCTGGAGCGTCGACAGCACGTCGATGTACTCGGGCGGGAGCACGTCCGGCCGGGTCGAGAGGATCTG
Protein-coding regions in this window:
- a CDS encoding DUF4349 domain-containing protein, translating into MRRRHLLAVVCVLAVVLAGCSGAGSGDAGMGPQAGGTTGAPESTPASDGGSGGEAEDAGAGVQANIQNREIIYTAEVTLRVDDYGTARERLTGAVQERGGYVGDASREVRGSGNDTYTVGTVTLRVPSGNYSGAMAAVNGTGTVLRSTEDTNDVTNRIVDLEARLESLRAERDRLRELYERANDTEDVLAVQRELSDVQTEIERTEAQLQSLERQVAYSTITVRLEEPRPDPQPLERTEFHETPLLQAFLASVNGVVVLVRSLVVFSAYALPYAMLVGIPAVAVVALYLRGPDIR
- a CDS encoding VOC family protein, with protein sequence MSGIVFFRTESRPAVVEWYADVVGADVWLEQPGCTICSFDGFRFGFCDADGTENCGILTFVYPDREGVDRMHDRVGDAAREGPHVNETYDIYQFFADDPDGRTAEFQTFLADDGSLG
- a CDS encoding bifunctional 4-hydroxy-2-oxoglutarate aldolase/2-dehydro-3-deoxy-phosphogluconate aldolase; this encodes MAGARVHSRMSTLETLRESGVVAVLRGAESETVVDTARALVEGGVTALEVTADTDGSAEMIRTLSAELDDDVLVGAGTVLDAATAQSAIAAGAEFVVSPSFHEDVVATCNRYGVLVAPGVMTPTEAVEAYEAGADVVKVFPATTLGPDHVAAMKGPLGQIPMLPTGGVSPDNAGAYVEAGAVAVGAGSALVDREAVEAGEFGAITERARTFRGVIEDAR
- a CDS encoding zinc-binding dehydrogenase, producing MQAVQFSEHGDRDVIEYGEFPDPEPGRDEVLVDVKAGALNHLDVWTRKGLPGVDLEMPHIPGSDGAGVVLETGEDVTRFEEGDHVAVSAGVSCGVCEFCRDGEESLCVRYSIIGEHQRGVHSERTVVPEDNLVPVPDHVDWEIAGSASLVFQTAWRMLLHRGGLEPGEKVLVLGASGGVGHAAVQIADHAGAEVYATASTDEKLAYAEDCGAEHVINYEAEDFAAEIREHTGRRGVDMVVDHVGAATWRDSLKSLAKGGRVVTCGATTGGNPETDINRIFWNQLSVIGSTMATPGEVDDVLELVWDGTFEPRIREVLPMSEAARAHELLENREGFGKVVVRPDSEL
- a CDS encoding alpha/beta fold hydrolase, yielding MLHGFPEFWYGWRDQIRPLANAGYRVVVPDQRGYNRSEKPDGVREYDLGALAADVTGFIDAYGRETAALVGHDSGGVVGWWVAIHHPERLSAFVAANAPHPTVIRDTLRSDPEQLLKSSYAAFFPLPALPEVVSRALNWRLPTRMMRASAMPGTFSTADFDRYRAAWSRPGAFTAMLNWYRAAARERPKPNSPRVSVPTRIIWGTGDGFLKTRMAHDSLAYCADGRFSHVDEATHRVQHEQPVAVADLILDELA
- a CDS encoding DUF192 domain-containing protein: MSDRRRSARSRRRYLRGLGAALAAGLAGCSADERATATREPTRSADPTGTGSPDATDGSSGTDDPTGTDSTGTDAAGTESTPVHPGYETTEVRVTADGETLGAVAAAIADTSELRRLGLSDTESLPEDRGMLFVFGGVGDRNFVMRRMDFGIDIVYADADGTITKIHHAEAPGPNEDGNDQRYPGRGQYVLEVNYDWTTERGVEAGDVLQFEL
- a CDS encoding ABC1 kinase family protein, whose amino-acid sequence is MVTLVSPRAYWRFPLVVYRFLPLIVAYARDRRRFLLFGGSRDVSPGMRRERARVLLDTLLTLGPTFIKLGQILSTRPDVLPPEYIDVLSTLQDEVPPAPWDETRTVLESELGPVEETFDEFDADPISGASLGQVYVGTYEGREVAVKVRRPGIEALVNADLRVIKWSLPVISRFVGQGQSFSLENLAEEFDRTINQEMDYERERAMLETIRANFAEDDRIVIPRTVGEASGPRVLTMEYRPGIKISDVEALDRAGIDRTDLARTLQEVYLQMIIEDGTFHADPHPGNLSVTDDGRIIFYDFGMSGHVDPFVQDRIVDFYVAIANQDIDGILDALVAMGTLSPEADRAVMADVMELAIADVRGEEIEQYRVQQVIEQVESTIYDFPLRLPQNMALVLRVATVVEGVCVTLDSNFDFIEVATDFLQKQGYLEETAERLVRDAVNRIRESAEAAVTVPPKLDSVLDSVQREDLTVNVTLTDESSIIDKLAKRLAYSILTAVGLLSASIIYSFGDTTLETYLAVGIVLLTLPMAFFLYRSFRTKRRGIQARPQFTRQSMRERGPPADDVGDGNGYGGDGYGGDGPGGNGGDGTMLPGASNRAEVGEAGEGSDVRGE